One Punica granatum isolate Tunisia-2019 chromosome 3, ASM765513v2, whole genome shotgun sequence genomic window carries:
- the LOC116201573 gene encoding ruvB-like protein 1 isoform X2: MPNPHGILVDLLDRLVIIRAQTYGPTEIIQVEDEESLAYLGKIGQKISLRHAVQLLFPTSVVAKINGQDNICKEVFSGH, encoded by the exons ATGCCCAATCCTCATGGCATACTTGTAGACTTGTTAGACCGCTTGGTGATCATCCGGGCACAAACCTATGGCCCTACTGAGATAATACAG GTGGAGGATGAGGAAAGCCTGGCTTACTTGGGAAAAATTGGACAGAAAATATCTTTAAG GCATGCAGTGCAGCTATTGTTCCCTACCAGTGTCGTGGCCAAGATAAATGGCCAAGATAACATTTGCAAGGAAGTTTTTA GCGGACATTGA
- the LOC116201573 gene encoding ruvB-like protein 1 isoform X1 — MPNPHGILVDLLDRLVIIRAQTYGPTEIIQVEDEESLAYLGKIGQKISLRHAVQLLFPTSVVAKINGQDNICKEVFSNSSRHAVA; from the exons ATGCCCAATCCTCATGGCATACTTGTAGACTTGTTAGACCGCTTGGTGATCATCCGGGCACAAACCTATGGCCCTACTGAGATAATACAG GTGGAGGATGAGGAAAGCCTGGCTTACTTGGGAAAAATTGGACAGAAAATATCTTTAAG GCATGCAGTGCAGCTATTGTTCCCTACCAGTGTCGTGGCCAAGATAAATGGCCAAGATAACATTTGCAAGGAAGTTTTTAGTAATTCCTCAAGACACGCAGTCGCCTGA